In Elephas maximus indicus isolate mEleMax1 chromosome 7, mEleMax1 primary haplotype, whole genome shotgun sequence, the following proteins share a genomic window:
- the TEX12 gene encoding testis-expressed protein 12: protein MMASHLVKPDTRSCKRPRELEPQMPDSPQLSSLGKSDSSFSESSGLFYKDEALEKDLNDMSKEINLMLSTYAKILSERAAVDASYIDELDGLFKEANTIENFLIQKRELLRQRFMVIANTLHR, encoded by the exons ATGATGGCAAGCCACCTTGTGAAACCTGATACTAGAAGTTGCAAGAGACCAAGAGAGTTGGAG CCTCAAATGCCAGATAGTCCACAGCTGTCCTCTCTTGGAAAATCAGATTCATCTTTCTCTGAAAGCTCTGGACTGTTTTATAAAGATGAAGCCCTGGAGAAAGATTTGAATG atatgAGCAAGGAAATTAATCTAATGCTGTCTACATATGCAAAGATCTTAAG TGAGAGAGCAGCCGTAGATGCATCTTACATTGATGAGCTAGATGGACTCTTCAAAGAAGCCAATACTATTGAAAACTTCCTAATACAAAAGAGAGAGCTCCTGAGACAGAGGTTTATGGTGATTGCAAACACACTGCACAGATAA
- the IL18 gene encoding interleukin-18 isoform X1, producing MKMAAELVEDSCINFVEMKFIGNTLYFIPENDGSLESDHFGKLEPTKFAIIRNLNNQVLFIDQKNKPVFEDMPDSDCNDNAAQTVFIITMYKDSQPRRLAVTVSVKCSKRILTLSCENKTANFKEMSPPEDINDTQSDIIFFMKGVEGHDEKTQFESSSYPGYFLASERDADLYKLILKEKNQIGDNSVMFTIDLQELGVKSS from the exons ATGAAGATGGCTGCTGAACTAGTAGAAGACAGTTGCATCAACTTCGTAGAAATGAAATTCATTGGCAATACGCTCTACTTTATAC ctgAAAACGATG GAAGCCTGGAATCAGATCACTTTGGCAAGCTTGAACCAACTAAATTCGCAATCATACGAAATTTGAACAACCAAGTTCTCTTCATTGACCAGAAAAATAAACCTGTGTTTGAGGACATGCCAGATTCTGACtgtaatg ATAACGCAGCCCAGACCGTATTTATCATAACAATGTATAAAGATAGCCAACCTAGACGTCTGGCAGTAACCGTCTCTGTGAAGTGTAGCAAAAGAATTCTTACTCTCTCCTGTGAGAACAAAACTGCTAACTTTAAG GAAATGAGTCCTCCTGAAGATATCAATGATACACAAAGTGACATCATATTCTTTATGAAAGGTGTTGAAGGACATGATGAGAAAACACAATTTGAATCTTCATCGTACCCAGGATACTTTCTCGCTTCTGAAAGAGATGCAGACCTTTACAAACTcattttgaaagagaagaaccAAATTGGAGATAACTCTGTAATGTTCACCATAGACCTCCAAGAACTTGGTGTTAAAAGTTCATAG
- the IL18 gene encoding interleukin-18 isoform X2: MKMAAELVEDSCINFVEMKFIGNTLYFIRSLESDHFGKLEPTKFAIIRNLNNQVLFIDQKNKPVFEDMPDSDCNDNAAQTVFIITMYKDSQPRRLAVTVSVKCSKRILTLSCENKTANFKEMSPPEDINDTQSDIIFFMKGVEGHDEKTQFESSSYPGYFLASERDADLYKLILKEKNQIGDNSVMFTIDLQELGVKSS; this comes from the exons ATGAAGATGGCTGCTGAACTAGTAGAAGACAGTTGCATCAACTTCGTAGAAATGAAATTCATTGGCAATACGCTCTACTTTATAC GAAGCCTGGAATCAGATCACTTTGGCAAGCTTGAACCAACTAAATTCGCAATCATACGAAATTTGAACAACCAAGTTCTCTTCATTGACCAGAAAAATAAACCTGTGTTTGAGGACATGCCAGATTCTGACtgtaatg ATAACGCAGCCCAGACCGTATTTATCATAACAATGTATAAAGATAGCCAACCTAGACGTCTGGCAGTAACCGTCTCTGTGAAGTGTAGCAAAAGAATTCTTACTCTCTCCTGTGAGAACAAAACTGCTAACTTTAAG GAAATGAGTCCTCCTGAAGATATCAATGATACACAAAGTGACATCATATTCTTTATGAAAGGTGTTGAAGGACATGATGAGAAAACACAATTTGAATCTTCATCGTACCCAGGATACTTTCTCGCTTCTGAAAGAGATGCAGACCTTTACAAACTcattttgaaagagaagaaccAAATTGGAGATAACTCTGTAATGTTCACCATAGACCTCCAAGAACTTGGTGTTAAAAGTTCATAG